The proteins below are encoded in one region of Corynebacterium felinum:
- a CDS encoding Ppx/GppA phosphatase family protein: protein MPRFAAIDCGTNSLRLLIVDADGQETKEVLRTMEIVRLGQSVDATGQLDPEAIERTRVVLARFVELMKQEKVVDARMVATSATRDASNRDVFFRMTASLLSEIKPGLVAEVISGDEEARLSFIGAVADLTDEPGPLCVIDLGGGSTEFVVGDAHGEILGAHSAQMGCVRLTERIMRADPPTATELEIAEEFVAERIAQTELIVPIAQAKTFVGCAGTFTTIAALALGLEAYDPRAIHDAHLRFDALRVLTKQVISLTSAERRANPVVHTGRADVLAGGAMVVNGILDMIERQTGISTIIISEKDILDGIISQLISTHEL, encoded by the coding sequence ATGCCTCGTTTTGCTGCGATTGATTGTGGTACGAATTCGCTTCGGTTGCTGATTGTTGATGCTGATGGTCAGGAAACGAAGGAAGTTCTGCGCACGATGGAGATTGTGCGTTTGGGTCAATCGGTGGATGCAACGGGTCAATTAGATCCGGAGGCTATTGAGCGCACTCGTGTGGTGTTGGCGCGTTTTGTGGAGCTGATGAAGCAGGAGAAGGTTGTCGATGCGCGCATGGTGGCGACGTCGGCAACGCGGGATGCGTCGAATCGCGATGTGTTTTTCCGCATGACTGCGTCATTGTTGTCTGAAATTAAGCCGGGCTTGGTTGCTGAGGTTATTTCGGGTGATGAGGAAGCCCGCTTGTCGTTTATCGGTGCGGTTGCGGATCTGACTGATGAGCCAGGTCCGTTGTGCGTGATCGATTTGGGCGGTGGCTCGACTGAGTTTGTGGTCGGTGACGCTCATGGTGAGATTCTTGGTGCGCATTCGGCTCAGATGGGTTGTGTGCGCTTGACTGAGCGCATTATGCGTGCAGATCCGCCGACGGCTACTGAGCTGGAAATTGCTGAAGAGTTTGTGGCCGAGCGCATTGCGCAAACAGAGTTGATTGTTCCGATTGCGCAGGCGAAAACTTTTGTGGGCTGTGCTGGGACATTTACGACCATTGCGGCGTTGGCGTTGGGGTTGGAGGCTTATGATCCCCGTGCGATTCACGATGCGCATTTGCGTTTCGATGCGCTGCGGGTGCTTACGAAGCAGGTTATTTCTTTGACCTCGGCGGAGCGGCGTGCGAACCCAGTGGTGCACACTGGTCGCGCTGACGTGCTCGCTGGTGGCGCGATGGTGGTGAATGGGATTTTAGATATGATTGAGCGCCAGACTGGGATTTCTACGATCATTATTAGTGAGAAAGATATCTTGGATGGTATTATTAGTCAGCTGATTTCCACTCACGAGCTTTAG
- a CDS encoding DUF501 domain-containing protein: protein MSVTDADRAAVAQQLGREPRGVLEISYRCPDGAPGVVMTAPRLDDGTPFPTLYYLTDPRLTAEASRLEVAHVMRWMTARLQEDEDLAKDYLAAHEYFLAKRNALGDLGTDFSGGGMPDRVKCLHVLIAYALAEGPDHFRLGTEAVALAAEHGRLRGTAVPMDWPTCAELGIDIDQFDFSHAEVPGS from the coding sequence ATGAGCGTAACTGATGCAGATCGTGCTGCGGTAGCCCAGCAGCTGGGCCGTGAGCCCCGTGGTGTGTTGGAGATTTCCTACCGGTGCCCAGACGGTGCCCCTGGTGTTGTGATGACCGCACCGCGGTTGGATGATGGTACTCCTTTCCCCACGTTGTACTACTTGACGGACCCTCGCTTGACTGCGGAGGCGTCGCGTCTGGAGGTTGCGCATGTGATGCGGTGGATGACAGCGCGTTTGCAGGAGGATGAGGATTTGGCTAAGGATTACTTGGCTGCCCATGAGTATTTCTTGGCTAAGCGTAATGCGCTGGGTGATTTGGGTACTGATTTCTCCGGTGGCGGGATGCCTGATCGTGTCAAGTGTTTGCATGTGCTGATTGCGTATGCTCTTGCTGAGGGGCCTGATCATTTCCGTTTGGGTACTGAGGCTGTTGCGTTGGCGGCAGAGCATGGTCGCTTGCGTGGTACTGCAGTCCCCATGGACTGGCCAACGTGTGCTGAATTGGGCATTGATATCGATCAGTTTGATTTCAGTCATGCTGAAGTTCCGGGTTCTTAA
- a CDS encoding FtsB family cell division protein, with protein sequence MARMKRAVPIAGREKQRRTPVVKAPTLKLSAPSIFVIFLAVIAVLVMIIVPLRNYMEQRSEITRLNASIAQLTERKDRMQLEIEKYQSDEYVREQARIRLGVIEPGEIAFRVVDPGLENSRQTAESLTESAKQLSWYEKLWDSVSVLPEVEEEEIPDTHMPLAPDANPAAEDIPAPGAQ encoded by the coding sequence ATGGCACGGATGAAACGGGCGGTTCCTATTGCAGGCCGCGAAAAGCAGCGTCGGACCCCAGTGGTGAAGGCTCCGACGTTGAAGTTGAGTGCGCCGTCCATCTTCGTGATTTTCCTGGCGGTGATCGCAGTTTTGGTGATGATCATCGTGCCTTTGCGTAACTATATGGAGCAGCGTAGCGAGATCACGCGGTTGAATGCATCGATTGCGCAGTTGACCGAGCGTAAAGATCGCATGCAGCTTGAAATTGAGAAGTATCAGTCTGATGAGTATGTGCGTGAGCAAGCACGTATTCGTCTGGGTGTGATTGAACCCGGTGAAATTGCGTTTCGTGTTGTTGATCCCGGTTTGGAAAACTCGCGCCAGACTGCAGAATCTCTCACTGAGTCTGCAAAGCAATTGAGTTGGTATGAAAAATTGTGGGATTCAGTGTCGGTTCTTCCTGAGGTTGAGGAGGAAGAAATCCCTGATACGCATATGCCTTTAGCGCCTGATGCCAACCCTGCTGCTGAGGATATCCCGGCACCTGGGGCCCAGTAG
- the ltrA gene encoding group II intron reverse transcriptase/maturase gives MSADVGEVSTGAGADLWNQVFSGGNLRTALERVKTNKGAAGVDGVGVEDIDVYLREHWSGIRERLDAGTYKPLPVREVMILKPSGGWRMLGVPTVVDRVICQAIAQVLTPIFDVGFVPVSFGFRPQRSAHMALKTARGFLNEGYVWVVEVDLSKYFDTVNHDMLMSRVARKVDDKRVLKLIRAYLNAGIMADGVVRCSDAGTPQGSPLSPLLSNIMLDDFDHYLASKGTKFVRYADDIRVFVRSKRAAQRALAQSGKFLEGKLKLRVNQEKSTICHAIKAELLGYGFYLVRGDQYRFRLTKATKVRVLARVKELTARSWSVSMEYRIDRLNKYLRGWLGYFALADAKVFLNRLDEHLRRRLRMCVWKQWKRIRTRIRNLCRLGVDKQKAYEWANTSKSYWRIAGSWVLTTTLTNAYWNDQNLVSAVAYWNYKHSQYSVLV, from the coding sequence GTGTCTGCCGATGTAGGGGAAGTGTCAACTGGTGCGGGTGCTGATCTGTGGAATCAAGTCTTTTCAGGTGGCAATCTCCGCACTGCATTAGAGCGGGTTAAGACGAATAAGGGTGCTGCTGGTGTGGACGGGGTAGGTGTTGAGGATATTGACGTTTATCTGCGCGAACACTGGAGTGGCATTCGTGAGCGTCTTGACGCGGGAACGTATAAGCCGTTGCCGGTTCGTGAGGTGATGATCCTAAAGCCTTCGGGTGGTTGGCGTATGCTTGGTGTTCCGACTGTTGTTGATCGTGTGATTTGTCAGGCGATCGCGCAGGTACTTACGCCTATCTTTGATGTGGGGTTTGTGCCTGTGTCTTTTGGTTTCAGGCCTCAACGTAGCGCACATATGGCGTTAAAGACCGCACGTGGGTTTCTTAACGAGGGGTATGTGTGGGTTGTTGAGGTTGATTTGTCGAAGTATTTCGACACGGTTAATCACGACATGTTGATGTCGAGGGTGGCTCGTAAGGTTGACGATAAGCGCGTGTTGAAGCTTATTCGGGCGTATTTAAACGCTGGGATTATGGCTGATGGTGTTGTTCGGTGTAGTGATGCAGGGACTCCGCAGGGGTCACCGTTATCGCCGTTGTTGAGCAATATCATGTTGGATGATTTTGATCATTATCTTGCATCTAAGGGCACGAAGTTTGTTCGTTATGCTGATGATATTCGGGTCTTTGTTCGTTCCAAGCGTGCTGCGCAGCGTGCGCTTGCCCAGTCTGGGAAGTTTCTGGAGGGGAAGTTAAAGCTGCGGGTTAATCAGGAGAAGTCCACTATTTGTCATGCGATTAAGGCGGAGCTTTTAGGCTATGGGTTCTATCTGGTTCGTGGTGATCAGTATCGGTTTCGACTTACTAAGGCCACGAAGGTGAGGGTTTTAGCCCGAGTGAAAGAGCTTACGGCAAGATCGTGGTCGGTGTCGATGGAGTATCGCATTGACCGGTTAAACAAATATTTGCGTGGATGGCTTGGTTATTTCGCGTTGGCGGATGCGAAGGTGTTTCTTAACCGGCTGGATGAGCATCTTCGTCGTCGACTGCGGATGTGCGTATGGAAGCAGTGGAAACGTATCCGAACGCGGATACGGAACCTCTGCCGCTTGGGTGTGGATAAACAAAAGGCCTATGAGTGGGCTAATACCAGTAAGTCCTACTGGCGTATCGCTGGCTCGTGGGTGCTTACAACCACGCTTACTAATGCGTATTGGAATGACCAGAACCTCGTATCAGCCGTGGCGTATTGGAACTATAAGCACAGTCAATACTCTGTATTGGTGTAA